A region of Chlamydia crocodili DNA encodes the following proteins:
- the eno gene encoding phosphopyruvate hydratase — translation MLEVVISDIQAREILDSRGYPTLYVKVTTDAGTFGEACVPSGASTGIKEALELRDQDSSRFQGKGVLQAVKNVKEVLLPVLQGVSIFDQILIDSIMVEADGTPNKEKLGANAILGVSLAAAKAAATTLGRSFYRYIGGCFAHVLPCPMMNLINGGMHANNGLQFQEFMIRPIGATSLKEAVRMGADVFHTLKNILNDKNLATGVGDEGGFAPQLKSNSEALDLLVLAIEKAGFQPGEDISLALDCAASSFYDTKTETYDGKSYQEQVSVLADLCDHYPIDSIEDGLAEEDFDGWELLTAELGESIQIVGDDLFVTNPELIADGISRGLANAVLIKPNQIGTLTETSEAIQLAHNQGYTTILSHRSGETEDTTIADLSVAFNTGQIKTGSLSRSERIAKYNRLMAIEEELGPEGLFKDSNPFSGE, via the coding sequence ATGTTAGAAGTTGTCATTTCCGATATCCAAGCTAGAGAAATTTTAGACTCCAGAGGGTATCCAACATTATATGTTAAAGTAACCACAGACGCAGGCACCTTTGGAGAAGCTTGTGTGCCTTCGGGAGCTTCTACAGGAATAAAAGAAGCTTTAGAACTCCGTGATCAAGATAGTTCTCGATTCCAAGGGAAAGGTGTTTTACAAGCTGTAAAAAACGTAAAAGAGGTGCTCCTCCCCGTCTTACAAGGAGTTAGTATATTCGATCAAATCCTCATTGACTCTATCATGGTAGAGGCTGACGGCACACCAAATAAAGAGAAACTAGGAGCTAATGCTATTTTAGGAGTTTCCTTAGCAGCAGCCAAAGCTGCAGCAACTACCCTAGGGCGTTCTTTTTACCGTTATATAGGAGGATGTTTCGCTCATGTGCTTCCTTGTCCTATGATGAATCTTATTAATGGCGGCATGCACGCAAATAACGGATTGCAATTTCAAGAATTTATGATTCGTCCTATTGGGGCAACATCTCTAAAAGAAGCTGTGCGGATGGGTGCGGATGTTTTTCACACTTTGAAAAATATCCTCAATGATAAAAATTTAGCTACAGGGGTTGGCGATGAAGGGGGCTTTGCTCCGCAACTAAAATCTAACTCTGAAGCTCTAGATCTTCTTGTACTCGCTATCGAAAAAGCTGGTTTCCAACCTGGTGAGGATATCTCCTTAGCTCTTGATTGCGCAGCATCTTCCTTCTATGATACGAAAACAGAAACTTATGACGGAAAGAGTTATCAAGAACAAGTTAGCGTACTTGCTGATCTTTGCGATCACTATCCTATCGATTCTATAGAAGACGGTCTCGCTGAAGAAGATTTCGATGGTTGGGAATTACTAACAGCAGAGCTTGGCGAAAGTATTCAAATCGTTGGAGACGATCTCTTTGTTACCAATCCCGAATTAATAGCGGATGGCATTAGTAGAGGCCTCGCTAATGCTGTATTAATTAAACCAAATCAAATTGGTACATTGACAGAAACTTCGGAGGCTATACAACTTGCCCATAATCAAGGGTATACGACTATCCTTTCTCATAGATCCGGAGAAACTGAAGATACAACAATCGCTGATCTTTCCGTAGCTTTCAATACAGGACAAATTAAAACAGGGTCATTATCACGCTCTGAGCGTATTGCTAAGTATAATAGGCTTATGGCAATAGAAGAAGAACTTGGCCCTGAAGGATTATTTAAAGATTCTAATCCATTTTCTGGGGAATAG
- the trpS gene encoding tryptophan--tRNA ligase, whose protein sequence is MNKKKRVLTGDRPTGKLHLGHWVGSIKNRLDLQNNPAYDCFFIVADLHTLTTRIRKEQILDVDNHIYEVLADWLSVGIDPNKSTIYLQSAIPEIYELYLLFSMLISINRIMGIPSLKEMAKNASIEEGGLSFGLVGYPVLQSADILLAKAQLVPVGKDNEAHVELTRDIARNFNRLYGEIFPEPETLQGELTSLVGIDGQGKMSKSANNAIYLSDDDATIKDKIRKMYTDPNRIHATTPGRVEGNPLFIYHDIFNPNKEEIEEFKTRYRQGCIKDVEVKARLAEELIFFLQPFKEKRAELLAKPQILQEALQQGTEKMRAIAKETMEEVHNTLGLSHKWRSRLSL, encoded by the coding sequence ATGAACAAGAAAAAGCGTGTGCTTACCGGTGACCGACCAACAGGAAAGCTGCATTTAGGTCATTGGGTGGGTTCTATAAAAAATCGCTTAGATTTACAGAATAATCCCGCCTACGATTGCTTTTTCATCGTTGCGGATCTCCACACTCTTACAACACGAATACGTAAAGAACAAATTTTAGATGTTGATAATCATATTTACGAAGTTCTTGCAGACTGGTTGAGTGTGGGGATAGATCCGAACAAATCTACTATTTATTTACAATCAGCAATTCCTGAGATTTATGAACTCTATTTGCTATTTTCTATGCTAATTTCCATTAACCGAATTATGGGAATTCCTAGTCTTAAAGAAATGGCAAAAAATGCCTCCATTGAAGAAGGTGGCTTGTCTTTTGGACTAGTAGGTTATCCTGTATTACAAAGTGCTGATATTCTTCTGGCAAAAGCTCAGCTTGTTCCCGTAGGTAAAGATAATGAAGCTCACGTAGAATTAACACGCGATATTGCACGCAATTTCAACCGTTTATACGGAGAGATTTTCCCTGAACCTGAAACTCTACAAGGAGAGCTTACCTCTCTAGTAGGTATTGACGGACAAGGCAAAATGAGCAAATCAGCAAACAATGCCATATACCTTTCTGATGATGACGCCACTATCAAAGATAAGATTAGAAAAATGTATACCGACCCAAATCGGATTCATGCCACGACTCCAGGTCGCGTCGAAGGGAATCCCCTATTTATCTATCATGATATTTTCAATCCTAATAAAGAAGAAATCGAAGAGTTTAAAACACGTTACCGCCAAGGATGTATAAAGGATGTCGAAGTAAAAGCACGTCTTGCTGAAGAGTTGATTTTCTTCCTACAACCTTTTAAAGAAAAACGTGCTGAGCTATTAGCAAAACCTCAAATTCTTCAAGAAGCATTGCAACAAGGCACGGAAAAAATGCGTGCTATAGCAAAAGAAACTATGGAAGAAGTCCATAATACCCTAGGGTTAAGCCATAAATGGCGTTCTCGTCTATCGCTATAA
- a CDS encoding CT584 family type III secretion system tip protein: MAAKSKILELEDNVFLILEGNLKRIFATAIGYTTFREFQNVVFNCSNGQQETANFFFEMLINGKLIHELPVEQKQAAQSLIAEFMMLIRVAKDVHERGEFINFITSDMLSQQERCVFLNRLSRVDGQEFLLMTDVQNTCHLIRHLLARLLEAQKNPVGEKNLQEIQEDIVSLKNHFEELEKSFQ, translated from the coding sequence ATGGCAGCTAAATCAAAAATACTAGAACTAGAAGATAATGTTTTTCTTATTCTTGAAGGAAATTTAAAAAGAATTTTTGCCACTGCTATCGGCTATACTACATTCCGAGAATTTCAAAATGTTGTTTTTAACTGCTCTAATGGCCAACAGGAAACAGCGAATTTCTTTTTTGAAATGCTCATCAACGGCAAACTCATTCACGAACTTCCTGTAGAACAAAAACAAGCGGCTCAAAGCTTAATCGCTGAATTTATGATGCTCATTCGTGTAGCTAAGGATGTTCATGAGCGTGGTGAATTTATTAACTTCATTACATCAGATATGCTATCTCAACAAGAACGCTGCGTGTTCTTGAATCGTTTATCTAGAGTAGATGGACAAGAGTTCTTATTAATGACCGATGTTCAAAATACCTGCCATTTGATTCGTCATCTATTAGCAAGACTTTTGGAAGCGCAAAAGAACCCTGTGGGAGAGAAAAATCTCCAAGAAATTCAAGAAGATATAGTATCATTGAAAAATCATTTCGAAGAACTAGAGAAATCTTTTCAATAA
- the uvrB gene encoding excinuclease ABC subunit UvrB, translating into MTFELRAAFSPCGDQPEAIAKLTEGIHNNTQSQVLLGTTGSGKTFTIANVVANVNRPTLVLAHNKTLAAQLYQEFKEFFPNNAVEYFISYYDYYQPEAYIARNDTYIEKSLLINSEIDKLRLSATRSILERRDTLIVSSVSCIYGIGSPENYASMALKLEVGKEYPRIVLAAQLVKMNYLASPVAKRSTFRERGSVIDIFPAYESDQAIRLEFFNDTLSSIEYSDPLTMIPTASVASAIIYPGSHYVTPEAVREQAIRSIREELEERMLFFQDRPIEQDRLFHRTTHDIEMIKETGFCKGIENYSRHFTKMPPGAPPACLLDYFPEDFLLVIDESHQTLPQIRAMYRGDLSRKHSLVEYGFRLPSAYDNRPLTYEEAQKYFHNVIYVSATPGETELNESLGHIVEQIIRPTGIPDPIPEIRPATGQIDDLLEEIRKRLSKSQEKILVISITKKLAEDIAVFLSELDIAAAYLHSGIETAERTRILADLRLGNIDVLIGVNLLREGLDLPEVSLVAILDADKEGFLRSTSSLIQFCGRAARNVAGKVIFYADQKTQSIEQTLKETERRRQIQLDYNKANNITPKPIIKAVFANPIPQGGKKEDQETSIVPLSIKELEKLIKKYENLMQEAAHEFRFDEAAKYRDKMKAAKEQLLYIS; encoded by the coding sequence ATGACTTTTGAATTACGAGCTGCTTTTTCCCCTTGTGGCGATCAGCCGGAAGCTATTGCTAAACTTACTGAAGGCATACATAATAATACACAATCGCAAGTACTTTTAGGGACCACAGGGTCAGGAAAAACTTTCACCATTGCTAATGTTGTTGCCAATGTTAACCGCCCCACACTCGTATTGGCACATAACAAAACATTAGCAGCACAGTTATACCAAGAATTCAAAGAGTTCTTTCCCAATAATGCTGTTGAGTATTTCATCTCTTACTATGACTACTATCAACCTGAAGCATACATTGCTCGTAATGATACTTACATAGAAAAAAGCCTCTTAATCAATAGTGAAATCGATAAATTACGCTTATCTGCAACACGATCTATTTTGGAGCGCAGAGATACTCTGATTGTTTCTTCTGTATCTTGTATTTATGGTATAGGTTCTCCTGAAAACTATGCTTCCATGGCTTTAAAATTAGAAGTAGGGAAAGAATACCCTCGCATAGTACTTGCAGCTCAGCTTGTAAAAATGAATTACCTAGCCTCTCCAGTAGCAAAACGTTCAACATTTCGTGAACGTGGTAGTGTTATTGATATTTTCCCTGCCTATGAAAGTGATCAAGCTATCCGCTTAGAGTTTTTCAATGATACGCTATCTTCCATAGAATACAGCGATCCTTTAACTATGATTCCTACGGCATCAGTAGCCTCAGCTATTATTTATCCAGGATCACATTATGTCACTCCCGAAGCTGTACGAGAGCAAGCTATACGTTCTATACGTGAAGAATTAGAAGAACGTATGCTGTTCTTCCAGGATCGTCCTATAGAACAAGATAGATTATTCCATAGAACTACTCACGATATCGAAATGATAAAAGAGACAGGCTTCTGTAAAGGAATAGAAAACTATTCCCGTCATTTCACAAAGATGCCTCCGGGAGCACCCCCCGCCTGTCTGTTAGATTATTTTCCTGAAGACTTCTTATTAGTCATAGATGAATCACATCAAACTCTACCTCAAATACGAGCTATGTACCGTGGAGATCTATCTAGAAAGCACTCCTTAGTAGAATACGGTTTTCGACTTCCCTCTGCTTATGACAACCGTCCTTTGACTTATGAAGAAGCTCAGAAGTATTTTCATAATGTAATTTATGTATCTGCAACACCCGGAGAGACAGAATTAAATGAGAGTCTTGGACATATTGTAGAACAAATTATCCGCCCTACAGGGATTCCTGATCCCATCCCAGAGATTCGCCCCGCAACAGGGCAGATAGATGATCTACTTGAAGAGATCCGGAAGCGTTTATCTAAATCTCAGGAAAAGATCTTAGTAATTTCTATTACTAAAAAACTCGCTGAGGATATCGCTGTATTCCTTTCAGAATTAGATATCGCCGCAGCATATCTACATTCTGGAATAGAAACCGCAGAACGTACACGTATTCTTGCCGATCTACGTTTAGGAAATATTGATGTACTTATAGGTGTAAACTTACTTCGAGAAGGATTAGATCTTCCTGAAGTCTCTTTAGTCGCTATTCTTGATGCCGATAAAGAAGGTTTTTTACGTAGTACTTCTTCTTTAATACAGTTTTGTGGAAGAGCAGCAAGAAATGTAGCGGGTAAGGTGATTTTCTATGCCGATCAAAAAACACAATCTATAGAACAAACCTTAAAAGAAACAGAACGTCGTCGACAGATACAATTGGATTATAATAAAGCTAATAACATTACGCCTAAGCCTATTATTAAAGCGGTCTTCGCTAATCCCATTCCTCAGGGAGGAAAAAAAGAAGATCAAGAGACTTCCATAGTTCCTCTTTCTATAAAGGAATTAGAAAAACTTATAAAAAAATATGAAAATCTCATGCAGGAAGCCGCTCATGAATTTCGATTTGACGAGGCTGCAAAATATCGAGATAAAATGAAAGCTGCTAAAGAGCAACTTCTTTATATCTCATAA
- a CDS encoding PP2C family protein-serine/threonine phosphatase — protein MIPFTKTIGYRLWLACVAAILIPLGINIVLLNLRQYHTTVSSVAAAFKENAAFKVDTLMQIVPLNADVLALFSEVLDLDEGIPPAPNVELSNEMQRIFSSTYDEISLIKLQSNGEKIVVASSLPNHLGENYQNKIDIPNDLPFSATFKQSSDSHEVFSIMQVNIFDNDTHELLGILYTTHNVEKFLEDILVNTQAYFTIKTAILSKDGIILKASDPDLDLRSIYPNITEKQFCDTFLDESTCPQGISLKPLMLTPLPVEPNFFSFTNGNREIWSYLANVPNMDLHVLSYGTKTELFASFWKRTLVYFAYFLCVVLGSIIAYLAAKRLSLPIRKLATVIIQTRENIRDPYIDDSLGFEVNRLGHIFNAMVQSLDQQQTLAEKNYEIKESAQNALRLGEQAQQRLLPNTLPNYPHTELAKAYIPAITVGGDFFDAFIVGEGDKATLFLIVADASGKGVHACGYSLFLKNMLRTFLSQIPSIKEAVEQTSSLFYKNTADSGMFVTLCVYSYNYKTGIIEFYSCGHNPACYLSPNGDVSFLSHPGMALGFLPNTPDVPTESFQPAPGSLIVLYSDGITEAHNKAFEMFGEERLKSAVQTLVGKSAEDAMHSLMLSVKTFVGNCHQHDDITLLILKISDS, from the coding sequence ATGATCCCTTTTACAAAAACGATAGGCTATCGTCTGTGGTTAGCATGCGTAGCTGCAATATTAATTCCCTTAGGGATTAATATTGTTCTACTCAACCTTAGACAATACCACACTACAGTTTCATCAGTTGCAGCTGCTTTTAAAGAAAATGCTGCTTTTAAAGTGGATACTCTCATGCAAATAGTCCCGCTAAATGCTGATGTTTTAGCACTATTCTCAGAAGTTCTAGATCTTGACGAGGGGATTCCTCCAGCTCCCAATGTTGAGCTTAGTAATGAAATGCAAAGAATCTTTAGCTCAACATATGACGAAATCTCTTTAATTAAGCTTCAGTCTAATGGAGAGAAAATTGTTGTAGCTTCTAGCCTTCCAAACCACCTTGGAGAAAATTATCAAAATAAAATAGATATTCCCAACGATTTGCCCTTCTCAGCAACATTTAAACAATCTTCTGATAGCCATGAAGTTTTTTCAATAATGCAGGTAAATATCTTTGATAATGATACTCATGAACTTTTAGGCATTCTTTATACAACGCATAATGTTGAAAAATTTCTCGAAGATATTCTTGTAAATACTCAGGCCTACTTCACTATAAAAACAGCTATTTTATCTAAAGATGGGATTATCTTAAAAGCCTCTGATCCCGATTTGGACCTCCGGTCTATTTACCCTAATATTACTGAAAAGCAATTTTGCGATACTTTCTTAGATGAAAGTACATGCCCACAAGGAATTTCTCTAAAGCCCCTTATGCTAACTCCCTTACCTGTAGAACCAAATTTTTTTTCTTTTACAAATGGAAATCGGGAAATATGGAGTTATCTCGCTAACGTCCCTAATATGGATTTGCATGTTCTTTCCTATGGAACAAAGACTGAGCTCTTTGCGTCCTTCTGGAAACGTACATTAGTTTATTTCGCTTACTTTTTATGCGTTGTTCTAGGAAGTATTATCGCTTATCTCGCTGCCAAAAGATTATCTTTACCCATCCGTAAACTCGCCACAGTCATCATACAAACAAGAGAAAATATTCGAGATCCATATATTGATGATTCCCTAGGATTCGAAGTGAATAGGTTGGGTCATATTTTTAATGCTATGGTACAAAGTCTAGACCAACAGCAAACCTTAGCTGAGAAAAATTATGAAATAAAAGAAAGCGCTCAAAATGCTCTCCGTCTTGGAGAGCAAGCTCAGCAAAGACTTCTTCCCAATACTCTTCCTAATTATCCCCATACGGAATTAGCAAAGGCTTATATACCCGCTATTACTGTAGGGGGAGATTTCTTCGATGCCTTTATCGTAGGCGAGGGTGATAAAGCTACATTATTTTTGATCGTTGCTGATGCTTCTGGAAAAGGTGTCCATGCTTGTGGTTACTCTTTATTCCTTAAAAACATGCTGCGTACATTCCTATCACAGATCCCTTCAATAAAAGAAGCTGTAGAACAAACATCCTCTCTATTTTATAAAAACACTGCAGATTCAGGAATGTTTGTCACCCTATGTGTCTACAGTTACAATTATAAAACAGGGATTATAGAATTTTATTCCTGTGGCCATAATCCTGCATGTTATCTATCTCCTAATGGAGATGTTTCTTTCCTTTCGCACCCAGGAATGGCCTTAGGATTTCTTCCTAACACACCTGATGTCCCTACAGAAAGTTTCCAGCCAGCTCCAGGATCTTTGATTGTCTTATATTCTGATGGCATTACAGAAGCTCATAATAAAGCTTTTGAAATGTTTGGTGAAGAACGGTTAAAAAGCGCTGTACAAACCTTAGTAGGGAAAAGCGCAGAAGACGCTATGCATTCTTTAATGCTATCTGTGAAAACTTTCGTAGGAAACTGCCATCAACACGATGACATTACCTTGCTGATTCTTAAAATATCGGACTCATGA
- a CDS encoding pGP6-D family virulence protein, with product MGNLKTLLESRFRKNTQDKMETLTRKRMEGELTPFLSRFSDVKLSQKEEEKFRQLLENYTFEDQISEEDFKNLCNLSAQIKQIHHQAVLLHGERIKKVRDLLKTYREGAFSAWLLITYGNRQTPYNFLVYYELFSTLPEPLKIEAEKMPRQAIYTLASRQGPQEKKEAIIRNYRGESKGELLDIIRREFPLISTDRRQTCLAKQALAILSKGSQLLKKCSELSPEDHTALEKLIKKLQKVKSNFFPNTKV from the coding sequence ATGGGAAATTTAAAAACGTTGTTAGAAAGCCGTTTCAGGAAAAATACTCAAGATAAAATGGAAACGCTAACACGCAAGCGTATGGAAGGAGAGCTCACACCTTTCTTAAGCAGGTTTTCCGATGTAAAATTATCCCAAAAAGAAGAAGAAAAGTTCCGTCAACTTTTAGAAAACTATACATTTGAAGATCAGATTTCCGAAGAAGATTTTAAAAATCTCTGCAATCTTTCTGCACAAATAAAACAAATCCATCATCAGGCTGTGCTCTTACATGGGGAGCGCATAAAAAAAGTTCGCGACTTATTAAAAACTTATCGCGAAGGGGCCTTTTCTGCTTGGTTACTTATTACCTATGGGAATCGACAAACTCCCTATAATTTTCTTGTATATTACGAACTATTTTCCACTCTTCCTGAACCTCTGAAAATAGAAGCTGAAAAAATGCCCAGACAAGCAATTTATACATTAGCTTCTCGACAAGGACCTCAAGAGAAAAAAGAAGCCATTATCCGTAACTATCGTGGAGAAAGCAAAGGAGAACTCTTAGATATTATTAGAAGAGAATTTCCTTTAATTTCTACAGATCGTCGTCAGACTTGTTTGGCGAAACAAGCATTAGCTATACTTTCCAAAGGCTCGCAATTATTAAAAAAATGCTCAGAATTATCTCCCGAAGATCATACTGCCCTTGAAAAATTGATAAAAAAGCTTCAAAAAGTTAAAAGTAATTTCTTTCCCAATACAAAGGTCTAA
- a CDS encoding PP2C family serine/threonine-protein phosphatase, with the protein MKQTFTKRILLFLFLVIPIPLILNLVVLSLFSFSAAKNNLMENLHTHATNFSLEFEKKLTIHKIFLKRLANTLALKAYASSSEDFYSQAYDEMFALSDMDFSLCLIPLLDGNIKTKNPHDPFIHYLKSHPEIKKKLSMSAGKACIITISSEASSNFPKNYLVITEDIEVWNSPTSAGLLVSFYPMDFLQKDLFKSLHLKNEDICLLNKYGEVLFASNSQFSSKVFSVDIADLPKITARKQAIPVEMAPKILQEHNLISVKINNKKYLGIVLNKLPIQGTYTLSIIPLSWFITKAIRLPLNVIFFYSLAFILMGWILTKINKRLNQPIQELTTCMEAAWRGNHNIRYEPQPYGYEINELGNIFNCTLLLLLNSREKAEIEHTSGDKLQKELAILASLQQTLLSPTFPEFPNVSFISKHLQGIQLSGHFYGWKASISERNLIGVVGLAGDIGLPSYLYALSARSLFLAYANLSSSLEKISSNTFDAFGKTTEGDEATVSMTFIRYCSTDATLSILSVGQTPPITFLKRQETFFRLTSPIKQKIEPGDILVCITGNYELTEYLMRLPIEELIKDPLAPLNSENFIETLTEMLNKETQSQIDGTLSFLSFS; encoded by the coding sequence ATGAAACAAACTTTTACCAAACGCATTTTGCTGTTCCTTTTTTTGGTGATTCCGATTCCTCTAATTTTGAATCTGGTAGTTCTATCATTATTTTCTTTTTCAGCAGCAAAAAATAATCTTATGGAAAATCTCCATACCCATGCGACAAATTTTAGCTTGGAATTCGAAAAGAAACTCACCATTCACAAAATCTTCCTCAAACGTCTAGCAAATACTTTAGCACTTAAAGCCTACGCATCATCATCAGAGGATTTCTACTCTCAAGCTTACGACGAAATGTTCGCCCTGTCGGATATGGATTTCTCCCTCTGTTTAATTCCTCTTCTTGATGGGAATATAAAAACAAAAAATCCTCATGATCCATTTATCCACTATTTGAAAAGTCATCCCGAAATAAAGAAGAAGCTCAGTATGTCTGCAGGAAAGGCATGTATCATTACTATCTCTTCGGAAGCTTCCTCGAATTTCCCTAAAAACTATCTTGTGATTACTGAAGATATTGAAGTATGGAACTCACCAACAAGTGCGGGATTGCTTGTCAGCTTTTATCCCATGGATTTTTTACAAAAGGATCTATTTAAATCTCTGCATTTAAAAAATGAAGATATCTGCCTCCTAAACAAATATGGAGAGGTTCTCTTTGCTTCAAATTCACAATTCTCTTCAAAAGTATTTTCCGTGGATATTGCCGATCTTCCTAAAATCACTGCTAGGAAACAAGCTATTCCCGTTGAAATGGCTCCAAAAATACTGCAAGAACACAACCTCATAAGCGTAAAAATAAACAATAAAAAATATCTAGGCATTGTTTTAAATAAACTGCCTATTCAGGGAACCTATACCCTATCTATCATTCCACTCTCTTGGTTTATCACTAAGGCTATCCGTCTTCCTTTGAATGTAATTTTCTTCTATTCTTTGGCCTTTATCTTAATGGGATGGATACTCACGAAAATTAATAAACGGCTAAATCAGCCGATTCAAGAACTTACAACATGTATGGAAGCCGCATGGAGAGGGAATCATAATATCCGTTATGAACCTCAACCTTATGGATATGAAATTAACGAATTAGGAAATATCTTTAACTGCACATTACTATTATTGCTCAATTCAAGAGAAAAAGCAGAAATTGAACATACCTCCGGAGATAAGCTCCAGAAAGAATTGGCTATTCTTGCCTCTCTACAACAAACATTGCTCAGTCCTACTTTCCCAGAATTTCCTAATGTCTCTTTTATATCCAAACACCTTCAAGGCATTCAGCTATCAGGCCATTTTTATGGATGGAAAGCTTCCATCTCTGAGCGGAATTTAATTGGCGTCGTAGGCCTTGCTGGAGATATAGGACTTCCGTCCTATCTTTATGCTCTATCTGCACGAAGTTTATTCCTCGCTTATGCAAATCTGTCTTCTTCTTTAGAGAAGATAAGCTCTAATACTTTCGATGCCTTTGGGAAAACTACAGAGGGTGATGAAGCAACAGTCTCCATGACTTTTATCCGCTACTGTTCTACAGACGCTACTTTGTCTATTCTATCAGTAGGCCAGACACCTCCGATAACCTTTTTAAAAAGACAGGAAACATTTTTCCGTCTTACCTCACCCATAAAGCAAAAGATAGAACCCGGGGACATTCTTGTCTGTATTACAGGGAACTATGAATTGACTGAATATCTTATGCGCTTACCTATTGAAGAGCTCATTAAAGATCCTTTAGCACCTCTAAATTCAGAAAATTTTATAGAGACTCTTACAGAAATGCTGAACAAAGAAACCCAATCACAAATAGACGGGACCTTAAGTTTCCTGTCTTTCAGTTAA
- a CDS encoding ParA family protein: protein MKTIAVNSFKGGTAKTSTTLHLGAALAQYHNARVLLIDFDAQANLTSGLGLDPDCYDSLAVVLQGEKNIREVIRPIEDTGLDLIPADTWLERIEVSGNLAADRYSHERLKHILASVENEYDYVIIDTPPSLCWLTESALIAAQYALICATPEFYSVKGLERLSSFIQGISSRHPLNILGVALSFWNYRGRNNAAFADLIHKTFPGRLLNTKIRRDITISEAAIHGKPVFATAPSARASEDYLNLTKELLILLRDM from the coding sequence ATGAAAACCATCGCTGTCAATAGCTTTAAAGGTGGCACAGCAAAGACCTCAACGACTCTACATTTAGGAGCTGCTTTAGCGCAATATCATAACGCACGTGTGCTTCTTATTGATTTTGATGCTCAAGCAAACCTTACTTCAGGACTAGGTCTTGATCCGGATTGTTACGATAGCTTAGCTGTCGTACTCCAGGGGGAAAAAAATATTCGTGAGGTGATTCGTCCTATTGAAGATACGGGATTAGATCTAATTCCTGCTGACACCTGGCTAGAACGTATTGAAGTTTCTGGAAATCTAGCTGCAGATCGTTATTCTCATGAACGGCTGAAACATATTTTAGCCTCTGTTGAAAATGAGTATGACTACGTTATTATTGATACTCCCCCGTCTTTATGTTGGCTTACAGAGTCTGCGTTAATTGCAGCACAATACGCTCTAATTTGCGCTACTCCTGAGTTCTATAGTGTTAAAGGCTTAGAAAGACTTTCTTCATTTATTCAGGGCATTTCCTCAAGACATCCTCTGAATATTCTCGGTGTTGCCCTCTCTTTCTGGAACTATCGTGGAAGAAATAATGCAGCGTTTGCTGATTTGATTCATAAGACATTTCCTGGAAGGCTATTAAACACTAAAATCCGTAGAGATATTACGATTTCTGAAGCAGCAATTCACGGTAAACCTGTATTTGCCACAGCACCTTCAGCACGAGCTTCTGAAGATTACTTAAATCTGACCAAAGAATTGTTAATTTTACTGAGGGATATGTAA